In Candidatus Devosia phytovorans, the DNA window GAGCGGCTTCATAGAGCTGGCTCGGATGGCGGGGCAGGCCCAGCTCGTCGGAGGGAAAGACCACGGCCCAGGGCACATTGGTCGGGCTGCCATAAAGCTCGGCATTGATGAAATTGGCGATGCGGACAAGAAAGATGCCGATGGTGGAGACCGAAGCGATCAGGTCGAGACCGCTCAGCCAATTGCCATTGCCCTTTTTCCAGGTGAACAGCACCACGGCCAGCATCAGGCCGAGCATGCCGCCGTGATAGCTCATGCCGCCGTCGAGCGTGTTGAGCATTTCCAGCGGATTGGCCAGATACATGGGCAGGTTATAGAAAAGGATATAGCCAATACGGCCGCCCAGCACGATGGCGAGCATGGTCCAGAAGGCGAAGTCCCAGATGTCCTTGGCCGCGAACGGCGGTTCGCCCTTTTGCCAGAGCCGGCTATTGGCCAGCAGCAGATAGCCATAGGCGGCGCCGAGGCCGACGCCGGCCAGATAGCCAAGGGCATACCAGCGCACGGCGAATGGGCCGATGGCAAAGGCGACGGGATTGATATCGGGAAAGGGCAAATGCGGCTCCTGCGGCAATCGGCCGGACCATTGCCGCTTCGGCCTCTCTGGTCAAGTCGGGTCGCATGACCTAGATAGGGAAGGCAGAAGGCCGAACCAAGAGAGCATGCGATGAGCCAGAACAACAGGATCTTCGACGATCTGGGCCGTTTGATGAATGAAGCCGCCGGCGTTGCCGATGGCGTGCGTCGCGAAGTCGAGACCGTGGTCAAGTCGCAGGCCCAGCGCATCGTGGTCGACATGGACCTGGTCAAGCGCGAAGACTTCGACGCGCTGCGCGAGCTGGTCCAGGTCCAGGGCGAAGAGATCGATGCCCTGC includes these proteins:
- the lgt gene encoding prolipoprotein diacylglyceryl transferase; protein product: MPFPDINPVAFAIGPFAVRWYALGYLAGVGLGAAYGYLLLANSRLWQKGEPPFAAKDIWDFAFWTMLAIVLGGRIGYILFYNLPMYLANPLEMLNTLDGGMSYHGGMLGLMLAVVLFTWKKGNGNWLSGLDLIASVSTIGIFLVRIANFINAELYGSPTNVPWAVVFPSDELGLPRHPSQLYEAALEGLLLFLVIRVFTHVFYALRRPGMVAGIFGIGYGLSRIFVEFFRLPDSQLGYLYGTTWITQGMVLSVPMVVGGIGLVVWAMTRKQSALRQPA
- a CDS encoding accessory factor UbiK family protein, with product MSQNNRIFDDLGRLMNEAAGVADGVRREVETVVKSQAQRIVVDMDLVKREDFDALRELVQVQGEEIDALRKELASIKGAPAKAK